The following nucleotide sequence is from bacterium.
CATCGGCCTGATCCGCGCCGCCGAGGGGTTCAACCCCTCCCTGGGCACCTGCTTTTCCACCTACGCCACCTGGTGGATCCGTCAGGCCGTCGAGCGGGCCATCGTGAACAAGCGCCGCACCGTGCGCATCCCCTTCGACAAGGACCGGCAGATAAAGCGCATCCTGCGCGCCAAGGAGGAGCTCCAGTCCGAGAACGGCGATGAGCCCGACTCCATCGCCATCGCCGCCAAGGCCCGCATGCCCCGGAAGCGGGTCGAGGAGCTGATGAACCTGGCCTCCGGCGCCCTCTCCCTCGACGGGACCTACGGCAACTACACCAACCCCATGATGGAGACCCTCTCCGACGACGAGCTCCAGGCCCCCGAGGACCTCTGGCACGAGTACCTGTTGAAGAACTCGCTCAAGAAGGCCCTGGGCGATCTGACCGAGCGCGAGCGCCGCGTCCTCCTCATCCGCTACGGCTTCGTGGACGGCGAGCGGCA
It contains:
- a CDS encoding sigma-70 family RNA polymerase sigma factor translates to MRYADTEDSSLRAYLEQAGKHRVLNRQELVDLIDETEERGESTRDEIIRNNLRLVISIAKRYCDRGLPMQDLIQEGNIGLIRAAEGFNPSLGTCFSTYATWWIRQAVERAIVNKRRTVRIPFDKDRQIKRILRAKEELQSENGDEPDSIAIAAKARMPRKRVEELMNLASGALSLDGTYGNYTNPMMETLSDDELQAPEDLWHEYLLKNSLKKALGDLTERERRVLLIRYGFVDGERHSLADTGDQLGYSTETIRQVELTALRKLRKQHSELVNLLN